In Microbacterium esteraromaticum, the following proteins share a genomic window:
- a CDS encoding NAD(P)/FAD-dependent oxidoreductase, whose protein sequence is MGTTVFERARPRDSIIDDALRKTRHATFWLDEIDRPSYPPLTASTRADLVIVGGGYVGLWTAVRAKERDPQRSVVVLEAARVGWAASGRNGGFCEASLTHGYENGMNRWPDEMDDLVRLGLENLDGIQESVERYGMDVDWERTGQLAVATEPHQIEWMEGDGFLDQDAVRAEVHSPTYLAGNWDRNGCAMIHPAKLAVELARVATELGVVIHEQSRVTGLSGSSAQTVTVQSGATVAADHVALATNVFPSLLKRNRLMTVPVYDYALMTEPLTAEQYDAIGWENRQGLADSANQFHYYRLSAGNRILFGGYDAVYHFGGKVRAEYENRPESFRRLASHFFTTFPQLEGLRFTHQWAGAIDSCSRFCAFFGTARGGRVAYATGFTGLGVGASRFAADVMLDELAGLDTERTRLEMVRTKPIPFPPEPAASIGVNLVRRSMDRADHNGGRRDLLLRTLDAVGMGFDS, encoded by the coding sequence ATGGGCACCACTGTCTTCGAGCGCGCCCGCCCGCGCGACAGCATCATCGACGATGCGCTGCGCAAGACCAGGCACGCGACATTCTGGCTCGATGAGATCGACCGGCCCTCGTATCCGCCGCTCACAGCCTCCACCCGCGCCGACCTCGTGATCGTCGGCGGCGGGTACGTCGGACTGTGGACTGCCGTGCGGGCCAAGGAGCGCGACCCGCAGCGGTCGGTCGTCGTGCTCGAAGCCGCGCGAGTGGGCTGGGCGGCCTCGGGCCGCAACGGCGGGTTCTGCGAGGCCAGCCTCACCCATGGCTATGAGAACGGCATGAACCGCTGGCCCGACGAGATGGATGACCTCGTGCGCCTGGGGCTCGAGAACCTCGACGGGATCCAGGAGTCGGTCGAGCGGTACGGCATGGACGTCGACTGGGAGCGCACCGGTCAGCTGGCCGTCGCGACCGAGCCGCACCAGATCGAGTGGATGGAGGGCGACGGCTTCCTCGATCAGGACGCCGTGCGTGCAGAGGTGCACTCCCCCACCTATCTCGCCGGCAACTGGGACCGCAACGGCTGCGCGATGATCCACCCGGCGAAGCTCGCCGTCGAGCTCGCACGGGTGGCGACCGAGCTCGGTGTCGTGATCCATGAGCAGAGCCGGGTGACCGGGCTCAGCGGCAGCAGTGCGCAGACCGTCACGGTGCAGAGCGGCGCGACCGTCGCAGCCGACCATGTCGCCCTCGCGACCAACGTCTTCCCCTCGTTGCTCAAGCGCAACCGGCTGATGACCGTGCCGGTCTACGACTACGCGTTGATGACCGAGCCGCTCACCGCCGAGCAGTACGACGCGATCGGCTGGGAGAACCGCCAGGGTCTCGCTGACAGCGCGAACCAGTTCCACTACTACCGCCTGAGCGCCGGCAACCGCATCCTGTTCGGCGGCTATGACGCGGTCTACCACTTCGGCGGCAAGGTGCGTGCCGAGTACGAGAACCGGCCCGAGAGCTTCCGCAGGCTCGCCTCGCACTTCTTCACGACCTTCCCGCAACTCGAAGGCCTGCGCTTCACCCACCAGTGGGCGGGCGCGATCGACTCGTGCAGCCGGTTCTGCGCGTTCTTCGGCACCGCACGAGGCGGGCGCGTCGCCTACGCGACCGGATTCACCGGTCTGGGCGTGGGCGCCAGTCGCTTCGCCGCCGATGTCATGCTCGACGAGCTCGCCGGGCTCGACACCGAGCGCACCCGCCTCGAGATGGTGCGCACCAAGCCCATCCCGTTCCCGCCCGAGCCCGCAGCGTCGATCGGGGTGAACCTCGTGCGCCGATCCATGGACCGCGCCGATCACAACGGCGGCAGGCGCGACCTGCTGCTCAGGACCCTCGACGCCGTCGGGATGGGCTTCGACTCATGA
- a CDS encoding cupin domain-containing protein, with translation MTLPLHAAAVVTDALHAALTHESLRADVVRSGSPSTGIRQLGTFGGLDVGIWEMTEGAAVDTEADEVFVVLAGSARVDFIEPALPSIEVQAGSVVRLAEGMQTLWTVHETLRKVYIA, from the coding sequence ATGACTCTGCCGCTGCACGCGGCTGCAGTCGTGACGGATGCGCTGCACGCGGCACTCACGCACGAGTCGCTGCGCGCCGACGTCGTCCGCTCGGGGTCGCCGAGCACCGGCATCCGGCAGCTGGGCACGTTCGGCGGCCTCGACGTGGGCATCTGGGAGATGACGGAGGGCGCCGCGGTCGACACCGAGGCCGATGAGGTGTTCGTCGTGCTCGCGGGCAGCGCCCGCGTCGACTTCATCGAGCCGGCGCTGCCCTCGATCGAGGTACAGGCAGGCTCCGTCGTGCGCCTCGCCGAGGGCATGCAGACGCTGTGGACCGTGCACGAGACCCTGCGCAAGGTGTACATCGCCTGA
- a CDS encoding gamma-aminobutyraldehyde dehydrogenase has protein sequence MATMTLQNHIGGSLRDAHGTGTLDLIDPATEEVYGQIPLSDERDLDDAYAAAAAAFPIWREKTPAERQLALFRIADAMASRAEEFADLESQDTGKPRANLVADEIEQSIDQLRFFAGAARNLEGRAAGEYAAGHTSYVRREPIGVIGQVTPWNYPLNMAVWKIAPALAAGNTVVLKPAESTPLSTLLLAEIVAEHTPAGTLNVVLGARDTGAALVAHPTPQMVAITGSVRAGMAVASSAANDLKRVHLELGGKAPAIVFDDASLDRAVEAIVTAAFFNAGQDCTAATRVIAHSSIHDELVRALVERTKTHARTGGPHEEGVLYGPLSSAAQLAQVQGFVDRLPAHATIETGGRRQGDKGWFFEPTIVSGMRQDDEAVQNEVFGPVLTVQSFDTDDDALALANGVRYALAASVFTRDHTRAMRFTRDLDFGCVWVNTHIPFVSDMPHGGFKHSGYGKDLSQYGFDDYTRIKHVMTAL, from the coding sequence ATGGCAACGATGACGCTGCAGAATCACATCGGCGGATCCCTGCGGGACGCGCACGGCACCGGCACGCTCGATCTCATCGACCCGGCGACGGAAGAGGTGTACGGGCAGATCCCATTGTCCGACGAGCGCGACCTCGATGACGCATACGCGGCCGCAGCGGCGGCATTCCCGATCTGGCGAGAGAAGACACCAGCCGAACGGCAGCTCGCGCTGTTCCGGATCGCGGATGCCATGGCATCCCGCGCGGAGGAGTTCGCCGACCTCGAATCGCAGGACACCGGCAAGCCCCGCGCGAACCTCGTGGCCGACGAGATCGAGCAGTCGATCGACCAGCTGCGCTTCTTCGCCGGCGCCGCCCGCAACCTCGAGGGGCGCGCCGCGGGCGAGTACGCCGCGGGGCACACCTCTTATGTGCGCCGCGAGCCGATCGGAGTGATCGGGCAGGTCACCCCATGGAACTATCCGCTGAACATGGCCGTCTGGAAGATCGCCCCTGCGCTCGCCGCGGGCAACACGGTGGTGCTGAAACCCGCCGAATCGACGCCGCTGTCGACCCTGCTGCTCGCCGAGATCGTCGCCGAGCACACCCCGGCGGGCACTCTCAACGTCGTGCTCGGCGCGCGAGACACCGGCGCCGCGCTCGTCGCCCACCCGACACCGCAGATGGTCGCCATCACCGGATCGGTGCGGGCCGGCATGGCGGTCGCGTCGTCTGCGGCGAACGACCTCAAGCGGGTGCACCTCGAGCTCGGCGGCAAGGCCCCCGCGATCGTGTTCGACGACGCGTCTCTCGACAGGGCGGTGGAGGCCATCGTCACCGCCGCGTTCTTCAATGCCGGGCAGGACTGCACCGCGGCGACCCGCGTGATCGCGCACTCGTCGATTCACGACGAGCTGGTGCGCGCCCTCGTCGAGCGCACGAAGACCCACGCGCGCACGGGCGGGCCGCACGAGGAGGGCGTGCTGTACGGCCCGCTCTCGAGCGCCGCGCAGCTCGCCCAGGTGCAGGGGTTCGTCGACAGGCTGCCGGCCCACGCGACGATCGAGACCGGCGGACGCCGCCAGGGTGATAAGGGCTGGTTCTTCGAGCCGACCATCGTCTCGGGCATGCGGCAAGACGATGAGGCGGTGCAGAACGAGGTCTTCGGCCCTGTGCTGACGGTGCAGTCCTTCGACACCGACGACGACGCGCTGGCGCTTGCCAACGGGGTGCGCTATGCGCTGGCCGCGTCGGTCTTCACGCGTGACCACACCCGTGCGATGCGCTTCACCCGCGACCTCGACTTCGGCTGCGTGTGGGTCAACACGCACATCCCGTTCGTCTCCGACATGCCGCACGGCGGCTTCAAGCACTCCGGCTACGGCAAGGACCTGTCACAGTACGGCTTCGACGACTACACGCGCATCAAGCACGTGATGACGGCGCTCTGA
- a CDS encoding Lrp/AsnC family transcriptional regulator: protein MSDKSKTTALDDVSKRIIELLQQDGRRPYAEIGRAVGLSEAAVRQRVQRLTDAGVMQIVAVTDPRQLGFSRMAMIGIRTSGDPREVAEAVKAFDEIAYVVVTLGTFDVLAEAICETDEDLLELVSMRVRAIPGVEHTESLIYAGLHKDFYNWGTR, encoded by the coding sequence ATGAGCGACAAGTCGAAGACCACCGCCCTTGACGACGTCTCGAAGCGGATCATCGAGCTGCTGCAGCAGGACGGGCGGCGACCCTACGCCGAGATCGGGCGCGCGGTCGGACTCAGCGAGGCGGCGGTGCGCCAGCGCGTGCAGCGGCTCACCGACGCCGGCGTCATGCAGATCGTCGCCGTCACAGACCCGCGGCAGCTCGGATTCTCGCGGATGGCGATGATCGGCATCCGCACCTCCGGAGATCCCCGCGAGGTGGCAGAGGCCGTGAAGGCGTTCGACGAGATCGCGTATGTCGTCGTGACGCTCGGCACTTTCGACGTGCTCGCCGAGGCCATCTGCGAGACCGACGAGGACCTGCTCGAGCTCGTGTCGATGCGCGTGCGCGCCATCCCCGGCGTCGAGCACACCGAGAGCCTCATCTACGCCGGCCTGCACAAGGACTTCTACAACTGGGGCACGCGCTGA
- a CDS encoding GNAT family N-acetyltransferase, with amino-acid sequence MEIRPATSADANGIAVVHVRAWQEAYRGLMPQTVLDELSIAEREAGWARILADDDRPSQTIVAERDGAIAGWASFGGARDAEAPGSGELWGIYAHPDAWSTGVGHALITAVESALRADGHKTAYLWVLEGNERAAGFYERHGWASDGARKVDHRPGLELHELRHVTRLG; translated from the coding sequence ATGGAGATCCGCCCCGCCACCTCAGCCGACGCCAACGGGATCGCCGTGGTGCACGTGCGCGCCTGGCAGGAGGCGTATCGCGGGCTGATGCCGCAGACAGTGCTCGACGAGCTGTCGATCGCCGAGCGTGAGGCCGGCTGGGCGCGCATCCTGGCCGACGACGATCGTCCTTCGCAGACGATCGTCGCCGAGCGCGACGGCGCGATCGCCGGCTGGGCGAGCTTCGGCGGCGCCCGTGACGCCGAGGCGCCCGGCTCCGGTGAGCTGTGGGGCATCTACGCGCATCCGGATGCCTGGTCGACGGGCGTCGGCCACGCGCTGATCACCGCGGTCGAGAGCGCCCTGCGCGCGGACGGCCACAAGACCGCGTACCTCTGGGTTCTCGAGGGCAACGAGCGCGCGGCGGGGTTCTACGAGCGCCACGGGTGGGCATCCGACGGCGCGCGCAAGGTCGACCACCGCCCCGGCCTCGAGCTGCACGAGCTGCGGCACGTCACGCGCCTGGGTTGA